A single genomic interval of Aureliella helgolandensis harbors:
- the prfB gene encoding peptide chain release factor 2 (programmed frameshift) → MSEGNLTDRATAIRQRLTQLRDSLDFDIKLTQVAAIEDQMAAEGFWNNQEKAQTTVGELKGLRSIVVPLKESIAAADDLDGLIEIMAEDSSVGAEIDAEIARLEKQVAELELKALLNGPHDNAGALLSVHARDGGVDANDWAAMLLSMYISWAEKNDFTVELMDRQDNEEAGITQATIAVRGPMAYGYLKGEEGIHRLVRISPFNADGKRQTSFAAVDVAPELSDSVEVEIDENDVREDTYRASGAGGQHVNKTDSAVRLTHLPTGVVAACQSERSQHKNRATAWKMLRARIARIEEERIEDEQATKYQNKVRQKGFGSQIRNYFLHPDQRVKDARTGHLQGSFQGVMDGDIQGFLDAFLVWRMAESTAE, encoded by the exons ATGAGTGAAGGAAATCTGACCGATCGCGCTACCGCGATTCGTCAACGCCTGACTCAACTTCGGGACAGTCTT GACTTCGATATCAAGCTGACGCAAGTCGCAGCCATCGAGGACCAAATGGCTGCCGAAGGGTTTTGGAACAATCAGGAAAAAGCTCAAACGACGGTGGGTGAACTGAAGGGTTTGCGGAGCATCGTTGTCCCCCTTAAGGAATCCATTGCCGCGGCCGATGACCTTGACGGTTTAATCGAGATCATGGCAGAGGACAGCTCGGTTGGCGCCGAAATCGACGCCGAGATAGCGCGACTGGAGAAGCAAGTCGCGGAGCTCGAACTCAAGGCACTGCTCAACGGTCCACATGATAACGCAGGGGCGCTGCTGAGCGTGCATGCACGCGACGGGGGCGTTGACGCCAACGACTGGGCCGCCATGCTCCTCTCCATGTACATTTCCTGGGCGGAGAAAAACGATTTCACCGTCGAATTGATGGATCGCCAAGACAACGAGGAGGCCGGGATTACCCAGGCCACCATCGCCGTGCGTGGCCCCATGGCCTACGGCTACCTCAAGGGAGAAGAGGGCATTCACCGCCTCGTCCGCATCAGCCCTTTCAATGCGGATGGCAAACGTCAAACCAGCTTCGCTGCCGTCGATGTAGCTCCGGAACTGAGCGATTCGGTTGAAGTCGAAATTGATGAGAATGACGTCCGCGAAGATACCTACCGCGCCAGCGGTGCGGGGGGCCAACACGTCAATAAAACGGACAGCGCCGTTCGCCTTACCCACCTGCCCACCGGCGTCGTGGCAGCCTGCCAAAGTGAACGGAGTCAACACAAGAATCGCGCCACGGCTTGGAAGATGCTGCGCGCCCGCATCGCGCGGATCGAAGAGGAACGCATCGAGGATGAACAAGCCACCAAGTACCAGAACAAAGTCCGACAAAAGGGATTCGGCTCTCAGATTCGCAACTACTTCCTCCACCCCGACCAACGGGTTAAAGATGCCCGCACCGGGCATCTCCAAGGCAGTTTCCAAGGGGTCATGGACGGCGACATCCAAGGTTTCTTGGACGCCTTTCTGGTTTGGCGAATGGCCGAAAGCACCGCCGAATAA
- a CDS encoding peptidylprolyl isomerase, producing MRIASPRGNSTLWGCVVLSGLLSLAGCSSLKTNSEVYREDVVTEEGEPGYITVQHCLIGFQGSVPSAARSQEEAEQLAQELFEKAMAGADFDQIVREHTDDSPPGIYQMANNGFESDMSSRIPSKHVYARSGMVAAFGDVGFQLDVGEIEIAPYDATTSPFGWHIIKRIK from the coding sequence ATGCGTATTGCTTCACCACGCGGAAACAGCACTCTTTGGGGCTGCGTTGTCTTGAGTGGTTTGCTGAGCCTCGCAGGTTGTTCGAGCCTCAAAACCAACAGCGAAGTCTATCGCGAGGACGTCGTTACCGAAGAGGGTGAGCCTGGCTACATTACCGTCCAACATTGCCTAATTGGATTCCAAGGCTCAGTCCCTTCAGCCGCTCGCTCGCAAGAGGAAGCTGAACAATTGGCCCAAGAGTTGTTCGAAAAGGCCATGGCGGGTGCCGACTTTGATCAAATCGTCCGCGAGCACACCGACGATTCCCCACCTGGAATCTACCAGATGGCGAACAACGGGTTCGAAAGCGACATGAGTAGCCGCATTCCTAGCAAACATGTCTATGCGCGATCCGGTATGGTAGCCGCCTTCGGTGATGTCGGTTTTCAGTTGGATGTCGGAGAAATCGAAATCGCCCCCTACGACGCGACGACAAGTCCGTTTGGGTGGCATATCATCAAACGGATTAAGTAG
- a CDS encoding DUF1611 domain-containing protein, which translates to MSRRMVLLTWGHSNPHTGKTASGLLRYCPDECIAVYDPDNVGRTAQELLEAGGTTPVIGSLDDVSNPKTLVMGIAPPGGKIPVAWRAVILDAISRGMDVLSGLHDFLSNDAELMAAAKARGVTITDVRKNTFHDIARRQGLNSTCCRLHTVGHDCSIGKMLASLEIARGLAARGRDAHFVATGQTGIMVSGAGLPIDCVVADFVSGAAEQLVLDTQHHDIILVEGQGSLVHPSYAAVTLGILHGCQPHGLIFVFEAGREVVGGLEHVPLPSLARQRELFETMASIYQPCQTIGLAMNGRKLSPPAAAELARRVEDELELPVVDIVRDGPDRLLDTAEAFYDSRVWQS; encoded by the coding sequence ATGTCGCGTCGCATGGTCCTCCTCACTTGGGGACACTCCAATCCACATACCGGCAAGACCGCTTCTGGCTTGTTGCGATACTGTCCCGACGAGTGCATCGCAGTCTATGATCCTGACAATGTCGGGCGTACCGCTCAGGAACTGCTGGAGGCTGGTGGGACAACTCCCGTCATCGGTTCGCTCGATGATGTCTCCAACCCCAAGACATTGGTGATGGGGATCGCCCCCCCTGGCGGAAAAATCCCAGTGGCGTGGCGAGCCGTTATTCTAGACGCGATTTCCCGAGGCATGGACGTCCTCAGCGGGTTGCACGACTTCCTGTCCAATGACGCCGAATTGATGGCCGCCGCCAAGGCGCGTGGCGTTACCATTACCGACGTCCGCAAAAACACATTCCACGACATCGCCCGCCGCCAGGGGCTGAACTCCACCTGCTGTCGATTGCACACCGTGGGACACGACTGCAGCATCGGGAAGATGCTGGCTAGTCTCGAGATCGCCCGCGGCCTTGCCGCTCGCGGTCGAGACGCGCACTTTGTGGCCACGGGGCAAACGGGAATCATGGTTTCCGGTGCGGGCCTGCCCATTGACTGCGTGGTGGCTGACTTTGTGAGCGGGGCTGCCGAGCAATTGGTACTCGATACACAACATCACGACATCATCTTGGTCGAAGGGCAGGGGAGTCTCGTACATCCCTCCTATGCCGCAGTCACCTTAGGCATCCTCCATGGCTGCCAGCCCCACGGATTGATCTTCGTGTTTGAAGCGGGACGAGAGGTAGTCGGGGGCTTGGAGCATGTTCCTTTGCCGAGCCTAGCGCGGCAACGCGAATTGTTTGAGACGATGGCGAGCATCTATCAACCTTGCCAGACAATCGGTTTGGCCATGAATGGTCGCAAACTGAGTCCTCCGGCGGCGGCCGAACTAGCCCGTCGCGTGGAAGATGAGCTAGAATTGCCTGTAGTCGACATCGTCCGCGATGGTCCCGACCGCTTGCTGGATACGGCCGAGGCGTTCTACGACAGTCGCGTCTGGCAATCCTAA
- the acpS gene encoding holo-ACP synthase, whose translation MQLNQQAVSGQVLGIGTDIAECKRVGQMIEKHGDAFLQRVYTPQEIDYCSLRKSSVQHYAGRWAAKEAVLKALGTGWAHGIKWTDVEVVNQQGGKPNIVLTEKALEISHSQGVREMLISISHCQDYATAYATALGERP comes from the coding sequence ATGCAACTAAATCAACAAGCCGTATCGGGCCAGGTATTGGGAATAGGCACCGACATCGCCGAATGCAAGCGAGTCGGACAAATGATTGAGAAACATGGCGACGCTTTCCTGCAACGCGTTTATACTCCTCAGGAAATTGATTACTGCTCGCTTCGAAAATCCTCGGTGCAACACTACGCAGGCCGCTGGGCTGCCAAGGAAGCAGTGCTCAAAGCCCTGGGAACGGGCTGGGCTCACGGAATCAAATGGACCGACGTGGAAGTCGTGAATCAACAAGGCGGCAAGCCAAACATTGTCCTCACCGAAAAAGCGTTGGAAATCAGTCACTCGCAAGGCGTCCGTGAGATGCTGATCAGCATCTCACATTGCCAAGATTATGCCACGGCCTATGCAACGGCCTTGGGAGAAAGGCCTTAA
- the argJ gene encoding bifunctional glutamate N-acetyltransferase/amino-acid acetyltransferase ArgJ, with amino-acid sequence MTHHLPVGFRFAGVGAGIKASGKKDVTLIVSDTPAAAAGVYTQNQVVAAPVVLCRGRTPLNDARAVVINSGNANACTGAQGAADAARMCEIVASCYASDVQPEQTLVMSTGVIGHFLPMEKVEAGIRQAASQLDGSQQAFLDASDGILTTDIGRKVTTRECRIGGRTVRIAGIAKGAGMIGPNMATMLCCVFTDAPLSAAQAQHMLSVAANKSFNNISVEGHTSTNDTMVLLANGQAGGAEFSDREQAEFAEHLEAMCIELAKQIPTDGEGATHLIEVRVSGAASEADARKISHTVASSNLVKTAVYGCDPNWGRIVSAAGYAGVPIESPKLCLKINGIALFENGEPLAFDAKAASASIKNNRTTLVELAVGQGDGACTHWTSDLTVAYVEFNSEYTT; translated from the coding sequence GTGACACATCATCTACCCGTCGGATTTCGTTTTGCCGGAGTTGGAGCTGGAATTAAGGCATCCGGCAAAAAGGATGTGACGTTGATCGTCTCCGACACGCCAGCCGCAGCAGCCGGCGTTTACACGCAAAACCAAGTGGTCGCTGCGCCGGTTGTCCTATGCCGGGGGCGCACCCCCCTGAACGATGCCCGCGCGGTCGTGATCAACAGCGGGAACGCAAACGCCTGCACCGGCGCACAGGGCGCCGCAGACGCGGCTCGCATGTGTGAAATCGTGGCCAGCTGCTATGCCAGCGACGTCCAACCCGAACAAACCTTGGTGATGAGCACCGGGGTGATTGGGCACTTTCTGCCAATGGAAAAAGTCGAAGCGGGCATCCGCCAAGCCGCCAGCCAGCTCGACGGGTCTCAGCAAGCTTTCTTGGACGCCTCCGACGGCATCCTGACCACCGATATCGGCCGCAAGGTCACGACCCGAGAGTGCCGCATCGGTGGGCGTACCGTACGCATTGCCGGGATCGCCAAGGGAGCGGGAATGATCGGCCCCAATATGGCTACCATGCTCTGTTGCGTGTTTACCGACGCCCCATTATCGGCCGCGCAGGCACAGCACATGCTCTCCGTTGCCGCCAACAAATCCTTCAACAACATCAGCGTGGAAGGTCACACCAGCACCAATGACACCATGGTCCTGCTGGCCAATGGGCAAGCGGGCGGAGCGGAGTTTTCGGACCGGGAACAGGCCGAGTTTGCCGAACACCTGGAAGCCATGTGCATTGAACTGGCGAAGCAGATCCCGACCGATGGCGAGGGTGCCACCCACTTGATCGAAGTCCGTGTCAGCGGCGCCGCCTCCGAGGCCGATGCTCGGAAGATCTCCCACACCGTCGCGAGTAGCAATCTCGTAAAAACGGCCGTTTACGGCTGCGACCCGAATTGGGGCCGCATCGTCTCAGCCGCAGGCTATGCTGGCGTCCCCATCGAAAGCCCAAAGCTCTGTTTGAAGATCAACGGAATCGCGCTGTTCGAAAATGGTGAACCCCTTGCCTTCGATGCTAAGGCGGCCAGTGCCTCGATCAAAAACAACCGCACGACACTCGTCGAACTGGCTGTCGGCCAAGGGGATGGCGCTTGCACCCACTGGACCAGCGATCTCACGGTTGCCTATGTTGAGTTCAATTCTGAGTACACAACATGA
- the argC gene encoding N-acetyl-gamma-glutamyl-phosphate reductase, whose amino-acid sequence MIKVGIVGCSGYTAIEAIKLLLRHPNVQIVAATSRQADGSTICCMHPQLTGRINLVVEDLTPQQLGERCDVVFCCLPHAASAPIVSEILTHNCRVIDLSADYRLSTPKLYEKWYGNAHPDPGRLGQTPYGLPELFREELRDAQLVANPGCYPSSAILPLAPLIQEGLIETASIIVDSKSGASGAGRSPKVGNIYSEVNESFSAYAVGTHRHQPEIVDIVGRFTGTEPQVVFTPHLVPMDRGILSTIYARPTAGVTANQVRECLNTFYDREPFVRITAHLPLTKFVSGTNYCDISVRENGGWIILLSALDNLIKGASGAAVQCMNIMYGQEEKHGLHP is encoded by the coding sequence ATGATTAAAGTTGGAATCGTGGGCTGTTCGGGCTACACCGCCATTGAAGCCATTAAGCTGCTGTTGCGACACCCCAATGTGCAGATTGTGGCGGCCACCAGTCGCCAGGCCGATGGATCGACCATTTGCTGCATGCACCCCCAATTGACCGGTCGCATCAATTTAGTGGTCGAGGATCTCACTCCTCAGCAGCTGGGCGAGCGATGCGACGTGGTGTTTTGCTGCCTGCCGCATGCAGCTTCGGCTCCGATTGTTTCCGAGATATTGACCCACAATTGCCGGGTGATTGACTTGAGCGCCGACTACCGCTTGAGCACGCCCAAGCTGTACGAGAAATGGTATGGGAACGCTCATCCTGATCCAGGGCGGCTGGGGCAAACCCCCTATGGATTGCCGGAGCTGTTTCGCGAAGAGCTTCGCGATGCTCAACTAGTGGCCAATCCAGGCTGTTACCCATCGAGCGCCATTTTGCCCTTGGCGCCATTGATCCAGGAAGGACTGATTGAGACAGCGTCGATCATCGTCGATTCCAAGAGCGGAGCGAGCGGGGCCGGACGGAGCCCCAAGGTCGGCAATATTTATTCCGAGGTCAACGAATCCTTTTCGGCATATGCCGTAGGCACACACCGCCATCAACCGGAGATCGTGGACATCGTCGGGCGGTTTACCGGGACCGAGCCGCAGGTTGTGTTCACCCCTCATCTAGTTCCAATGGACCGTGGGATTCTGTCGACGATCTATGCGCGGCCTACCGCAGGAGTCACTGCCAACCAAGTTCGCGAATGCCTGAACACGTTCTACGATCGCGAACCCTTCGTGCGCATCACCGCCCATCTGCCGCTCACTAAATTCGTTTCGGGTACGAATTATTGTGACATCAGCGTCCGGGAAAATGGTGGTTGGATTATTCTATTGTCGGCGCTCGACAATTTGATCAAGGGCGCGTCGGGAGCGGCCGTCCAATGCATGAACATCATGTATGGCCAAGAGGAAAAACATGGGCTGCATCCCTAG
- a CDS encoding c-type cytochrome, translated as MHTRRRSLKDTLSWGLGLLVVVGGIAAAITCLPSLRTETPQELSDPNLENWQTEYDKGDLSKLSAALFPIVSEDFSLESDANAALFLLALKCERRLNHQVEFGQLVELVGYELAIAPQVANEQRLLRAQSGDFEQPPEAELERLLDAGVEFPEAAPAVVQGALFANDLDAAHKIFKRWQKDAAAAEQSTKSNQLRIYAALLLSRGETAGAADALREAIRLSPRNELAYLALAELYAQPRFLDTTKARAILEYFAVHFPQNREASIRLSQARRQGGDASLARELFDGEPTDPLALFELAEVELDLGNYADSLGHLAQTQLAGIEDFRNLADQAFRLNFQGQHSASLPMMQRVTDIATTLALSGQPTLAHQVFETNFERVARMRRYGDLIGKQAMYPGDSGLAAAIAAVADLSNPPPIAPPRKMIAADTEALSLPGYALYSELCATCHGESGAGNGRAARHLFPAPRNFRSEPLRIVSASNGLGTDDDVIRSIRHGQAGSSMPAFPLLSASDLEQLIAVLRAFQRTGLREQYQAEANSLAEQEEASAGAPAGSDSGIESLGSESSEKEMEAWVVARSAPLPPLAAPDFSPATPSAIAAGEQLYHQVGCAGCHSLSDSAPLVLADSLGRPVVSRDLRSAPLRGGDSPADLYYRITVGLPGTPHPSLTSLGAAEIENLIHFVGSLRTPELEQTTNADRLRQIFPRQSPP; from the coding sequence ATGCACACTCGTCGAAGATCGCTGAAAGACACTCTTAGTTGGGGACTGGGCCTGCTCGTGGTGGTTGGAGGGATTGCTGCGGCCATCACCTGCCTGCCATCGCTGCGCACCGAGACGCCCCAGGAACTCTCCGATCCCAATTTAGAAAACTGGCAGACAGAGTATGACAAAGGTGACCTGTCGAAGCTCTCTGCGGCCCTGTTCCCCATCGTCTCCGAGGACTTCTCGCTTGAATCCGACGCCAATGCAGCCCTCTTCCTGCTAGCACTCAAGTGTGAACGTCGACTGAATCACCAAGTAGAGTTTGGCCAGCTAGTCGAATTGGTAGGTTACGAGCTTGCCATTGCACCGCAAGTCGCTAACGAGCAGCGATTGCTGCGAGCCCAGTCAGGCGATTTCGAGCAGCCTCCAGAAGCAGAATTGGAAAGGCTACTGGATGCTGGTGTAGAGTTTCCCGAGGCGGCACCCGCCGTCGTGCAAGGCGCATTGTTCGCCAACGATCTGGACGCGGCCCACAAAATCTTCAAGCGGTGGCAGAAGGACGCCGCGGCGGCGGAGCAAAGCACCAAATCGAATCAGCTACGCATCTACGCTGCCCTCCTACTCAGCAGGGGAGAAACGGCAGGAGCAGCCGATGCCTTGCGGGAAGCGATCCGCTTGTCTCCTCGCAACGAGCTCGCGTATCTTGCGCTCGCCGAACTCTACGCCCAGCCTCGATTCCTGGACACAACCAAAGCACGCGCGATTTTGGAGTACTTTGCAGTCCACTTTCCGCAGAATCGTGAAGCCAGTATCCGACTCTCGCAGGCCCGTCGCCAAGGAGGAGATGCCTCTCTCGCACGGGAACTATTTGATGGGGAACCCACCGACCCACTGGCGTTGTTCGAGCTGGCTGAAGTGGAACTCGACCTTGGAAACTACGCAGACAGCTTGGGCCATTTAGCTCAAACGCAGTTGGCGGGCATCGAAGATTTCCGCAATTTGGCCGACCAAGCGTTTCGGCTAAATTTTCAGGGACAGCACTCCGCCAGCTTGCCAATGATGCAACGCGTGACGGACATTGCGACCACGCTGGCACTCAGCGGTCAGCCCACCCTGGCCCACCAAGTCTTCGAGACCAATTTCGAGCGAGTGGCGCGGATGCGACGCTATGGTGACTTGATCGGCAAGCAAGCCATGTATCCGGGCGATTCGGGCTTGGCGGCTGCCATTGCTGCGGTGGCTGACTTATCCAATCCACCTCCCATCGCTCCACCAAGAAAGATGATAGCAGCAGACACCGAGGCACTCAGCCTGCCAGGGTATGCGCTCTATTCCGAGCTGTGTGCGACCTGCCATGGTGAGTCAGGGGCCGGGAATGGTCGCGCGGCGCGTCACCTCTTCCCAGCGCCTCGCAACTTTCGCAGCGAGCCGCTGCGGATCGTCTCAGCCAGCAACGGACTGGGCACCGACGACGATGTCATTCGCTCAATCCGACATGGGCAAGCCGGATCGTCGATGCCAGCGTTCCCACTACTCTCCGCCTCAGACCTGGAGCAGCTGATTGCAGTCTTGCGCGCCTTTCAGCGAACCGGCTTGCGAGAGCAATACCAAGCGGAAGCGAACTCGCTTGCGGAACAGGAAGAGGCGTCGGCAGGAGCCCCAGCTGGCAGCGACTCTGGGATTGAGTCTCTTGGTAGCGAGTCGTCTGAAAAGGAGATGGAGGCTTGGGTCGTCGCGCGCTCCGCCCCCTTGCCGCCGCTGGCCGCACCAGATTTCAGCCCAGCCACTCCCTCGGCCATCGCGGCTGGAGAGCAGCTCTATCATCAAGTTGGCTGCGCGGGTTGCCATTCGCTCAGCGATTCAGCCCCCCTCGTGTTGGCGGATTCCTTGGGTCGTCCGGTAGTCAGCCGCGACTTGCGATCCGCTCCGCTGCGGGGTGGTGACAGTCCGGCGGATCTTTATTACCGAATCACCGTGGGGCTCCCAGGCACTCCGCATCCCTCCCTCACGAGCCTCGGGGCTGCTGAGATCGAGAACCTCATTCACTTCGTGGGCTCCCTCCGCACTCCGGAGCTCGAACAGACGACCAACGCCGACCGCCTCCGACAAATATTCCCCCGCCAGTCTCCCCCCTGA
- a CDS encoding FG-GAP repeat domain-containing protein, producing the protein MLKARWGSTRGIRAVWACCSSICLASLFSGCQTSVETPAAFEELMLTLERPTEIAVREGTERPPEAIASFCGDCHALPQPGSFERDVWYDEVRLGFEMYARSGRTDLTPPTIASVVQYYRQRAPLRLEFPEPPEVDQSWAARFETTKLDWLDQAYITPAVASVQWLELMAPGVQHLVACDMRDGSVSLVDPNPESSTRTVLARLGSPSRVAMCDLDEDGWQDLIVADLGSMKPFEHGFGQIVWLRRQPESETFEPRALVQGLGRVSDVVAGDFNDDGALDIVAAEFGHRLSGGIRLLTNTSRDRSQPTFAVSEVDQRPGTVQLVPQDWNRDGHMDIAAVISQEYEAVELFLGGENHWKRQGVWQAPDLTFGSVGATPADLDGDGDMDLLYVNGDTFDNNYANPAHGLQWLENQGQGEFAYHRLLDLPGAYRAVAADFDGDDDLDIVAVANLPRGVKPLALQSSETVSIVVLEQIRPLEFATRVLERGTPRYPALECGDFDQDGRVDFAVGAQLFGSDDAESAAAKLPRLTVWWNRQER; encoded by the coding sequence ATGTTGAAAGCGCGATGGGGAAGCACCAGAGGAATTCGCGCCGTCTGGGCGTGCTGCTCCAGCATCTGTCTAGCCAGCCTGTTCAGTGGTTGCCAAACCTCCGTGGAAACGCCCGCAGCCTTTGAAGAGCTGATGCTGACCCTTGAGCGTCCTACTGAGATCGCGGTTCGCGAGGGCACCGAGAGACCACCGGAAGCGATTGCGAGTTTTTGTGGAGACTGCCATGCGCTGCCTCAACCCGGTAGCTTCGAACGGGATGTGTGGTACGACGAAGTGCGGCTCGGCTTCGAAATGTATGCCCGTTCAGGACGCACCGATCTCACCCCTCCCACGATTGCGTCAGTCGTGCAGTACTACCGCCAGAGGGCGCCGCTGAGGTTGGAATTTCCCGAGCCACCGGAGGTGGATCAGTCGTGGGCGGCGCGGTTCGAGACGACTAAGCTCGATTGGCTGGATCAGGCATACATCACCCCCGCGGTAGCTTCGGTTCAATGGTTGGAATTGATGGCTCCTGGCGTGCAGCATTTGGTCGCCTGCGACATGCGGGATGGCAGTGTGAGTCTGGTCGATCCCAACCCAGAGAGTTCGACGCGAACGGTCTTGGCTAGACTGGGAAGTCCGTCCCGAGTTGCCATGTGCGACCTCGATGAAGACGGTTGGCAAGATCTAATCGTAGCTGACCTGGGGAGCATGAAGCCCTTTGAGCACGGTTTTGGACAGATCGTTTGGTTGCGGCGGCAGCCTGAATCGGAGACGTTCGAGCCGCGCGCGCTTGTCCAAGGACTCGGCCGTGTTTCAGATGTAGTCGCGGGCGACTTTAACGACGATGGAGCCCTCGATATCGTAGCAGCCGAGTTTGGGCATCGGTTGTCTGGCGGTATCCGCTTGCTGACGAACACGAGTCGGGATCGCTCGCAGCCCACGTTTGCGGTCAGCGAAGTCGATCAGCGACCGGGAACCGTTCAACTGGTGCCGCAGGATTGGAACCGCGATGGCCACATGGATATTGCTGCGGTGATTAGCCAGGAGTATGAAGCGGTTGAGTTGTTCCTCGGAGGCGAAAATCACTGGAAGCGGCAGGGCGTGTGGCAAGCTCCCGACCTCACCTTTGGTTCGGTGGGGGCGACGCCAGCGGACCTGGATGGAGATGGCGACATGGATCTACTCTATGTCAATGGCGACACTTTCGACAACAACTATGCGAATCCTGCGCATGGTCTGCAGTGGCTGGAGAATCAAGGCCAAGGAGAGTTCGCCTATCATCGGCTGTTGGACTTGCCAGGAGCCTATCGGGCCGTGGCCGCAGATTTCGATGGCGACGACGACCTGGATATCGTGGCCGTTGCCAACTTGCCCCGCGGGGTCAAGCCGTTAGCGCTGCAGTCGAGCGAAACGGTTTCCATCGTGGTACTCGAACAGATTCGGCCATTGGAGTTTGCAACCCGCGTGCTGGAGCGAGGGACACCCCGCTATCCAGCACTCGAGTGCGGGGATTTCGATCAGGACGGCCGCGTCGACTTTGCCGTCGGTGCGCAGCTTTTCGGCAGCGATGATGCGGAAAGTGCCGCGGCCAAATTGCCGCGGCTGACCGTCTGGTGGAATCGCCAGGAACGCTAA
- a CDS encoding carboxypeptidase-like regulatory domain-containing protein, protein MLGGCSTESNPPTYPVTGTVTYKGAPVDGATIIFTSISEGGEGATGKSDAEGKYSLTTYVNGDGARPGDYMIKVFKFDSPPPPPSESSPDFNPDSTLEEEEESYDPTEIDNSPVKNELPVQYSKETTSGLKHTVGESESSFDIVLD, encoded by the coding sequence ATGCTTGGTGGCTGCAGCACGGAATCCAATCCGCCAACCTATCCAGTCACCGGCACCGTAACCTACAAGGGCGCGCCGGTGGACGGTGCCACGATCATCTTCACATCGATCAGCGAGGGGGGTGAGGGCGCCACGGGGAAAAGCGACGCGGAAGGCAAGTACAGTCTGACGACCTATGTCAACGGCGATGGTGCGCGTCCGGGAGACTACATGATCAAAGTCTTTAAATTTGACTCGCCCCCGCCCCCGCCCTCCGAAAGCTCCCCAGACTTCAATCCAGATTCAACGCTGGAGGAGGAAGAGGAGTCCTACGATCCCACCGAAATCGACAACTCCCCTGTCAAGAACGAGTTGCCGGTTCAGTACTCCAAAGAGACCACTTCAGGCCTCAAACACACGGTCGGAGAATCGGAATCAAGCTTTGACATTGTCTTAGATTAG
- a CDS encoding prepilin-type N-terminal cleavage/methylation domain-containing protein, protein MKKQQSFRHLGFTLVELLVVIAIMQLSAVLRSRCLVAAARNPIRQPIQSPAP, encoded by the coding sequence GTGAAAAAGCAGCAATCGTTCAGACATCTGGGTTTTACTTTAGTGGAATTGCTGGTGGTGATTGCCATCATGCAATTGTCTGCTGTGCTGCGCTCGCGATGCTTGGTGGCTGCAGCACGGAATCCAATCCGCCAACCTATCCAGTCACCGGCACCGTAA
- a CDS encoding NUDIX hydrolase — protein sequence MTDRLDALLLQLTLRLADANLLALRQQTRARFSPSLSYGRHFGPPCPKAKPAAVMILLEPSSLPARPHVTQYPTAQHPTAPDSLASNWASHWSIPLTVRPNHLPDHPGQVSLPGGRLEAGEDFVQAAQRELCEELGFASFPGQVIGELQPLHVYNSNYFVKPFLAIAREPLVYTPCEREVDRVLRLPLASLLNIELHQSGRFSRGRAAWQAPMLEIDGVAVWGATAIFLGELIGLLSPPQ from the coding sequence ATGACCGATCGACTCGACGCACTTCTACTGCAACTCACACTCCGACTCGCGGATGCGAATTTGCTAGCGCTGCGGCAGCAAACGCGAGCCCGATTCAGTCCCTCACTGTCCTATGGACGCCATTTTGGGCCCCCATGCCCCAAGGCCAAACCTGCGGCGGTGATGATCCTGCTGGAACCAAGCTCGCTGCCTGCACGGCCACATGTCACTCAGTACCCTACCGCCCAGCACCCTACCGCCCCGGATTCGCTAGCTTCCAACTGGGCATCCCACTGGTCGATTCCACTCACCGTCCGCCCCAATCATCTACCCGACCATCCGGGACAAGTCTCCCTGCCTGGCGGAAGGCTTGAGGCGGGCGAAGACTTCGTTCAAGCGGCCCAGCGCGAGCTATGCGAGGAGCTTGGGTTCGCTAGTTTTCCAGGCCAGGTCATTGGCGAGCTGCAACCATTGCACGTCTACAACAGCAACTACTTCGTCAAACCTTTTCTGGCCATCGCCCGTGAGCCACTGGTCTACACACCTTGTGAACGGGAAGTCGACCGCGTCCTGCGTTTGCCACTCGCCTCTCTCCTGAACATAGAATTGCACCAAAGCGGTCGATTCTCTCGAGGTCGCGCTGCCTGGCAAGCACCCATGCTGGAGATCGATGGCGTGGCAGTCTGGGGTGCTACCGCGATCTTCTTAGGTGAATTGATCGGGCTCCTCAGCCCGCCCCAATAG